A genomic window from Bacteroidales bacterium includes:
- a CDS encoding C1 family peptidase, whose product MKVLHSFIFIFLALSVYTQSISPEVLSKIIKNYKASEPNKAAINALLNNDQKSLISNAENSVTPDSYFKYRVKTAGITDQKSSGRCWLFTGLNVYRPYVIEKYNLSNFEFSQNYLFFYDQLEKANLFLEGMIETANKPLDDRKVDWLLKNAITDGGVWGGFANLVGKYGLVPSEIMPETKSSNNTRYMSATIKTLLRQYSLDLRAAVEAKKSKAEVENMKIKMLSDVYKILVYNLGEPPTNFKYRFIDKNKKAGEYKDYTPMSFYKEVMTFNIDDYIMFMDDPSREYYKLYEIEYDRNAYEGINWKYINLPPSELKTMAIESIKNGEAMYFSCDVGQQYDRNKSTLDMDNYDYESLYGIKFTMNKKQRIQTFESGSAHAMTLVGVDVDNSEKPTKWLIENSWGSIGFEGGHLIMTDEWFDEYLFRLVVNKKYVPNKIQNILNQKATLLPPWDPMFKEDL is encoded by the coding sequence ATGAAAGTTCTTCACAGTTTTATTTTTATCTTTTTGGCGTTAAGTGTTTATACTCAAAGTATTTCGCCTGAAGTGTTATCGAAAATAATTAAAAATTATAAAGCATCTGAGCCAAATAAAGCGGCAATAAATGCTTTGCTGAACAATGACCAAAAATCATTAATTTCTAATGCGGAAAACTCTGTAACACCTGATTCTTACTTTAAATACAGAGTGAAAACTGCTGGAATTACTGACCAAAAAAGCTCCGGAAGATGTTGGCTTTTTACAGGCTTGAATGTATATCGCCCATATGTTATTGAAAAATATAACTTGTCAAATTTTGAATTTTCGCAAAACTATCTTTTTTTCTACGACCAATTGGAAAAAGCAAATTTATTTCTTGAAGGCATGATAGAAACTGCAAATAAGCCACTAGATGATAGAAAAGTTGATTGGTTGCTAAAAAATGCCATTACTGATGGTGGCGTTTGGGGCGGTTTTGCAAATCTTGTAGGAAAATACGGACTTGTGCCTTCTGAGATTATGCCAGAAACAAAAAGCAGCAATAACACAAGGTACATGTCGGCAACAATTAAAACATTGTTGAGGCAATATTCTTTAGATCTGCGTGCCGCCGTTGAAGCTAAAAAAAGCAAAGCAGAAGTTGAAAACATGAAAATAAAAATGCTTTCAGACGTTTACAAAATTCTAGTTTATAATCTAGGTGAGCCTCCTACAAATTTTAAATACAGATTTATTGACAAAAATAAAAAAGCAGGAGAATATAAAGATTATACACCTATGTCTTTTTACAAAGAAGTAATGACCTTTAATATTGATGATTACATAATGTTTATGGACGACCCATCAAGAGAATATTATAAACTTTATGAAATTGAATATGATAGAAATGCTTACGAAGGAATAAATTGGAAGTACATTAATTTACCACCATCTGAACTAAAGACTATGGCTATAGAAAGCATAAAAAATGGCGAAGCTATGTATTTTTCATGTGATGTTGGTCAGCAATATGATAGGAATAAAAGCACTTTGGATATGGATAATTATGATTACGAAAGTTTGTACGGCATAAAATTTACCATGAATAAAAAACAACGTATTCAAACTTTTGAAAGCGGTAGTGCACATGCGATGACTTTGGTTGGAGTGGATGTGGACAATTCTGAAAAACCCACAAAATGGCTTATAGAGAATTCTTGGGGAAGCATTGGCTTTGAAGGCGGACACCTCATTATGACAGACGAATGGTTTGATGAATATTTGTTTAGATTAGTAGTTAATAAAAAATATGTTCCAAATAAAATACAAAATATTTTAAATCAAAAAGCGACTTTGTTGCCACCTTGGGATCCAATGTTTAAAGAAGATTTATAA
- a CDS encoding alkaline phosphatase: MRYYLFLIIFICFNCFNGFSQSDTPKNIIIFIADGGGYNQMMCTDYFLYGKHPASTLSSFPVQLSMSTYNASTSRKGTSFYDSKKFWSDFSYGISAFTESAASATAIGTGYKAHNDVIGLNTDGLPVTNIMEIGKSIGKKTGVITSVPFAHATPAGVSAHTKSRKEMHSIGYQMVANNTLDVIGGAGHPWFDDNGNRLANPSTEMMDTALYSFLKNNDNWILLENRAAIKDFKAKDANNKKLFMLAPVFSTFSEKRDGKSVQPFDVPINKNIPMLSEMSIAALSKLSESEEGFILLIEGGAVDWANHDNNFPRLIEEQTFFYHTVDTVLNWLEKQNILEKTLIIATNDHECGYLWGENSSGNNFSLPKNNGKGKLPDAKYYSDNHSNSLVPFFAKGPSSEIFYSFADEVDSVRGAFLTNSEIAIAIKMLWGNATTIFKEKESNESVVLRASFPCPDGKIKWYVNNSLQKENETSTFLIDKNIYKKSALIRCEILCGEKQYISPNYEYIP; encoded by the coding sequence ATGCGATATTATTTGTTCTTAATCATTTTTATTTGTTTTAATTGTTTTAACGGATTTTCACAGTCGGATACTCCTAAAAACATTATCATTTTCATTGCAGACGGTGGCGGATACAACCAAATGATGTGCACTGATTATTTTCTTTACGGAAAACACCCAGCTTCAACACTATCATCATTTCCTGTTCAATTAAGCATGAGCACATATAACGCCTCTACGAGCAGAAAAGGAACAAGTTTTTATGACAGCAAAAAGTTTTGGAGCGACTTTTCTTATGGCATTTCGGCGTTCACTGAGTCAGCAGCTTCTGCCACAGCAATAGGCACCGGATACAAAGCTCATAATGATGTAATAGGGCTAAACACAGATGGCTTGCCCGTTACAAACATAATGGAAATTGGAAAATCCATTGGTAAAAAAACAGGTGTAATCACCAGCGTGCCTTTTGCACATGCTACTCCAGCTGGCGTTTCTGCACATACAAAATCCAGAAAAGAAATGCACTCCATTGGGTATCAAATGGTTGCAAATAATACATTAGACGTTATCGGCGGAGCTGGTCATCCGTGGTTTGACGATAATGGAAACCGCCTTGCAAACCCAAGTACCGAAATGATGGACACAGCTTTATATTCTTTTTTGAAAAATAATGATAATTGGATACTTCTTGAAAATAGAGCTGCAATAAAGGACTTTAAAGCTAAAGATGCTAATAATAAAAAATTATTTATGCTTGCTCCTGTTTTTTCAACATTTTCAGAAAAGCGTGATGGCAAATCAGTTCAGCCCTTCGATGTTCCAATAAATAAGAACATACCTATGCTTTCGGAAATGTCTATTGCTGCATTAAGCAAATTAAGCGAAAGTGAAGAAGGCTTTATATTGCTTATTGAGGGTGGCGCTGTTGACTGGGCAAATCACGACAATAATTTCCCACGATTAATAGAAGAGCAAACCTTCTTTTATCACACAGTAGATACTGTTTTAAATTGGCTAGAAAAGCAAAACATTTTAGAAAAAACATTGATAATAGCTACAAACGACCATGAGTGCGGGTATTTGTGGGGCGAAAACAGTTCCGGCAATAATTTTTCCTTGCCAAAAAATAACGGAAAAGGCAAATTACCCGATGCAAAATATTATAGCGATAATCACTCAAACAGCTTAGTGCCTTTTTTTGCAAAAGGACCTTCTTCTGAAATATTTTACAGCTTTGCCGATGAGGTGGACAGCGTTAGAGGTGCTTTTTTAACAAATTCTGAAATTGCAATTGCCATCAAAATGCTGTGGGGAAACGCTACTACAATTTTCAAAGAAAAAGAAAGCAATGAAAGTGTGGTTTTGCGAGCAAGTTTCCCCTGCCCTGATGGAAAAATTAAATGGTATGTAAATAATTCCTTGCAAAAAGAAAATGAAACTTCTACTTTTTTAATTGACAAAAATATTTACAAAAAATCAGCGTTAATTAGATGCGAAATATTATGTGGTGAAAAACAATATATATCTCCGAATTATGAATATATTCCTTAG